The following proteins are encoded in a genomic region of Nocardioides sp. cx-173:
- a CDS encoding flavin reductase — MGDDATPTIDAATFREVMGHYPTGVAVVTGFDGDEPVGMVVGTFSAVSLDPPLVTFMPTRGSGTYARLRNAPSYCINVLAHDQLELCRTMAAPRPDKFDGVAWETSPYGAPMLSDAVAHVHCVDDTVVEAGDHDIVLCRVLDMAVSRPATPLLFFQGGYGGFNPRGMAAQGDAELISAIRLAESARRPVERLAERLGCEAACLVQISPDELTTAISSYAGDASMSEHLGRRLPLMPPIGEAWVAGAPDEVVERWLSRALPQEPEVVERYRQRLETVRTRGAALSIIGSSGHEQYEALSEALIEYASGQATPARERALRAQISQFSSFYETLDIVDDEVYDLGSIVVPVRDPSGAIVMTLRVRQLPRGVTGRTVNEWIDLVKDAAAGVERDLAGPGATAHLHDYHAWYDGDFPGLPR; from the coding sequence ATGGGCGACGACGCCACCCCCACCATCGATGCAGCCACCTTCCGCGAGGTGATGGGCCACTACCCGACGGGCGTCGCGGTGGTCACCGGGTTCGACGGTGACGAGCCGGTCGGGATGGTGGTCGGCACCTTCAGCGCGGTCTCCCTCGATCCGCCGCTGGTCACGTTCATGCCCACGCGGGGCTCGGGCACCTACGCCCGGCTGCGCAACGCGCCGTCGTACTGCATCAACGTGCTCGCCCACGACCAGCTCGAGCTGTGCCGCACGATGGCCGCGCCGCGCCCCGACAAGTTCGACGGCGTCGCCTGGGAGACCTCCCCCTACGGCGCCCCCATGCTCAGCGACGCCGTCGCGCACGTGCACTGCGTCGACGACACCGTCGTCGAGGCGGGCGACCACGACATCGTCCTGTGCCGGGTGCTGGACATGGCGGTGAGCCGGCCGGCCACTCCCCTGCTCTTCTTCCAGGGCGGCTACGGGGGGTTCAACCCCCGAGGCATGGCCGCGCAGGGCGACGCCGAGCTGATCTCGGCGATCCGGCTCGCGGAGTCCGCGCGCCGGCCGGTCGAGAGGCTGGCCGAGCGGCTCGGCTGCGAGGCTGCCTGCCTGGTGCAGATCAGCCCTGACGAGCTGACGACGGCGATCAGCTCCTACGCCGGCGACGCCTCCATGAGCGAGCACCTCGGCCGCCGACTGCCGCTGATGCCGCCGATCGGCGAGGCCTGGGTTGCCGGCGCGCCGGACGAGGTCGTGGAGCGGTGGCTGTCCAGGGCGCTGCCCCAGGAGCCCGAGGTGGTCGAGCGCTATCGCCAGCGACTCGAGACCGTCCGTACCCGCGGTGCCGCGCTGTCGATCATCGGGTCCAGCGGCCACGAGCAGTACGAGGCCCTGTCCGAGGCCCTCATCGAGTACGCCAGCGGGCAGGCCACGCCCGCCCGCGAGCGGGCGCTGCGCGCGCAGATCTCGCAGTTCTCCAGCTTCTACGAGACGCTGGACATCGTGGACGACGAGGTCTACGACCTCGGGTCGATCGTCGTGCCCGTCCGCGACCCCAGCGGCGCCATCGTGATGACCCTGCGGGTCCGCCAGCTCCCCCGCGGGGTCACCGGCCGCACCGTCAACGAGTGGATCGACCTGGTCAAGGACGCCGCCGCCGGCGTCGAGCGCGACCTCGCGGGGCCGGGCGCGACCGCCCACCTGCACGACTACCACGCCTGGTACGACGGCGACTTCCCCGGTCTCCCCCGGTAG
- a CDS encoding VOC family protein has product MIKSLAYIGVRSPRYQEWETFGPDFLGAMLTEPGPDGAVRLKLDDALWRIQVHPGEKDETAYFGWSVDFEDDLDTMAATLAEAGVVATFGDDEHAASRSVNKLIFFDDPWGFRHEISWAQSFKVASFRPGRNIDGFVTGDQGLGHILLFVPDIEKGHDFYSGVMGFDLSDKILFDGFKAHFYHVNARHHTFAIGQGPEGVGVFNHLMLQYKSMNDVGTGWDLVEKMDIPLVLSLGRHSNDQMFSFYVTTPSGFNIEYGFDGMEITENWQPKVFHQNQIWGHKFQEEARSRPPGIVHPLP; this is encoded by the coding sequence ATGATCAAGTCACTTGCCTACATCGGCGTCAGGTCGCCCCGCTACCAGGAGTGGGAGACTTTCGGTCCCGACTTCCTCGGTGCGATGCTCACCGAGCCCGGCCCCGACGGCGCCGTCCGCCTCAAGCTCGACGACGCCCTGTGGCGTATCCAGGTCCACCCCGGTGAGAAGGACGAGACCGCCTACTTCGGCTGGTCCGTGGACTTCGAGGACGACCTCGACACCATGGCCGCGACCCTCGCCGAGGCCGGCGTGGTCGCGACGTTCGGGGACGACGAGCACGCGGCGTCTCGCAGCGTCAACAAGCTGATCTTCTTCGACGACCCGTGGGGCTTCCGCCACGAGATCAGCTGGGCCCAGTCGTTCAAGGTGGCCAGCTTCCGTCCGGGCCGCAACATCGACGGCTTCGTCACGGGTGACCAGGGCCTGGGCCACATCCTGCTGTTCGTCCCGGACATCGAGAAGGGGCACGACTTCTACAGCGGCGTCATGGGCTTCGACCTGTCGGACAAGATCCTGTTCGACGGCTTCAAGGCGCACTTCTACCACGTCAACGCGCGCCACCACACCTTCGCCATCGGGCAGGGTCCGGAGGGCGTCGGCGTCTTCAACCACCTCATGCTGCAGTACAAGAGCATGAACGACGTGGGCACCGGCTGGGACCTGGTCGAGAAGATGGACATCCCGCTCGTGCTGAGCCTGGGACGTCACTCCAACGACCAGATGTTCAGCTTCTACGTCACCACGCCCTCGGGCTTCAACATCGAGTACGGCTTCGACGGCATGGAGATCACCGAGAACTGGCAGCCCAAGGTCTTCCACCAGAACCAGATCTGGGGCCACAAGTTCCAGGAGGAGGCGCGCTCGCGCCCGCCGGGCATCGTGCACCCGCTGCCCTGA
- a CDS encoding hydroxylase, producing MTDVMKNIAASADTLRAEAEASDALGKLTDTTAGLIKESGIMRMLQPKEWGGFESHPSDFLEAAMEMGHHQPSAGWVSGVVGLHPWELGQFDPRLCEELWAEDPDTWVASPYAPFGRAIPVDGGYQLSGRWTYSSGTDHCQWVVIGGMVADEAGNPLQPPQVRHFVIPRGDYEIVEDSWNTLGLRGTGSKDLILKDVFVPDYRTVSSPDMNELKYAYRQEGKPLYKINFPVMFSAGIGAATQGVAQGALMVYREYLERRVDAFSGSAAKKEPSFLLLYGEAASDIAASRSHLLTSMSEVYDYLAKGGELTWSQRLTFRRDQVRASRRAVDAIDRLYKSAGAASIHRSLPNERYWRDSQTALVHICNVAENIYQLWALDDLGDEEPQFAFV from the coding sequence ATGACCGACGTCATGAAGAACATCGCGGCCAGTGCGGACACCCTCCGCGCCGAGGCCGAGGCGAGCGACGCCCTGGGCAAGCTCACCGACACCACCGCCGGGCTCATCAAGGAGTCCGGCATCATGCGCATGCTGCAGCCCAAGGAGTGGGGCGGCTTCGAGTCGCACCCCTCCGACTTCCTCGAGGCAGCCATGGAGATGGGCCACCACCAGCCGTCCGCCGGCTGGGTCAGCGGCGTCGTGGGCCTGCACCCGTGGGAGCTCGGCCAGTTCGACCCGCGCCTGTGCGAGGAGCTGTGGGCCGAGGACCCCGACACCTGGGTCGCCTCGCCGTACGCGCCGTTCGGTCGCGCGATCCCCGTCGACGGCGGCTACCAGCTCAGTGGGCGGTGGACCTACTCCTCCGGCACCGACCACTGCCAGTGGGTGGTCATCGGCGGCATGGTCGCCGATGAGGCCGGCAACCCGCTGCAGCCGCCGCAGGTGCGACACTTCGTGATCCCGCGCGGCGACTACGAGATCGTCGAGGACTCCTGGAACACCCTGGGCCTGCGGGGCACCGGGTCCAAGGACCTCATCCTCAAGGACGTCTTCGTCCCGGACTACCGCACGGTCAGCTCGCCGGACATGAACGAGCTGAAGTACGCCTACCGCCAGGAGGGCAAGCCGCTCTACAAGATCAACTTCCCGGTGATGTTCTCGGCCGGCATCGGCGCCGCCACCCAGGGCGTCGCCCAGGGCGCGCTGATGGTCTACCGCGAGTACCTCGAGCGTCGCGTCGACGCGTTCTCGGGGAGCGCCGCGAAGAAGGAGCCGAGCTTCCTGCTGCTCTACGGGGAGGCCGCGTCGGACATCGCCGCGAGCCGCTCGCACCTGCTGACGTCCATGAGCGAGGTCTACGACTACCTCGCCAAGGGTGGCGAGCTCACCTGGAGCCAGCGGCTGACCTTCCGTCGCGACCAGGTCCGTGCCTCGCGGCGCGCCGTCGACGCGATCGACCGGCTCTACAAGAGCGCCGGCGCCGCCTCGATCCACCGGTCCCTGCCCAACGAGCGCTACTGGCGCGACAGCCAGACGGCTCTCGTGCACATCTGCAACGTGGCGGAGAACATCTACCAGCTCTGGGCCCTCGACGACCTCGGTGACGAAGAGCCGCAGTTCGCATTCGTCTGA
- a CDS encoding alpha/beta fold hydrolase, with protein MSDQLSESSTSRFVQTKEWNIHYNEAGEGDRHVVLLHGSGPGATGWSNFKQNLGALADAGLHVYAVDMPGWGKSETCPPDRLDHVEVAVQLLDALGIDKAAFVGNSMGGITTLRLAVEHPDRVSHIITMGPGSGPGAPKLFSPQDGPSEGMKVLVQAYRDPSPENMKKIVEVMTFDDRFATDELAQERAANAQAYPEHLENYLAATAKFGGIIPKWFSLADLAKVEIPALLIHGRDDRVVSYEHSMQLVATLKNSRMVLLARCGHWAQVEHAEPFNRMVAEFVTA; from the coding sequence ATGAGTGACCAACTGAGCGAGAGCTCGACCAGCCGCTTCGTGCAGACGAAGGAGTGGAACATCCACTACAACGAGGCGGGTGAGGGTGACCGCCACGTCGTACTGCTGCACGGAAGCGGCCCGGGGGCCACCGGGTGGAGCAACTTCAAGCAGAACCTCGGCGCCCTCGCGGACGCCGGCCTGCACGTCTACGCCGTCGACATGCCGGGCTGGGGCAAGTCGGAGACCTGCCCGCCCGACCGCCTCGACCACGTCGAGGTGGCGGTCCAGCTCCTGGACGCGCTGGGGATCGACAAGGCCGCCTTCGTCGGCAACTCCATGGGCGGCATCACCACCCTGCGCCTTGCCGTCGAGCATCCTGACCGGGTCTCGCACATCATCACGATGGGACCGGGCTCCGGCCCGGGTGCCCCCAAGCTCTTCAGCCCCCAGGACGGACCGTCGGAGGGCATGAAGGTCCTGGTGCAGGCCTACCGGGACCCCTCGCCCGAGAACATGAAGAAGATCGTCGAGGTCATGACCTTCGACGACCGGTTCGCCACCGACGAGCTGGCCCAGGAGCGGGCCGCCAACGCGCAGGCCTACCCCGAGCACCTCGAGAACTACCTGGCCGCCACCGCCAAGTTCGGCGGCATCATCCCGAAGTGGTTCTCGCTGGCCGACCTGGCCAAGGTCGAGATCCCCGCGCTGCTCATCCACGGCCGCGACGACCGCGTCGTCAGCTACGAGCACTCCATGCAGCTCGTCGCGACCCTCAAGAACTCCCGGATGGTCCTGCTTGCCCGCTGCGGCCACTGGGCCCAGGTCGAGCACGCCGAGCCGTTCAACCGCATGGTCGCCGAGTTCGTCACGGCCTGA
- a CDS encoding MFS transporter gives MFVSSALIGLNATMLNVALPDAVADLGASAFQGSWMLLAYMLFSGALLVLMGQISDRYDPRRVFLSGLLTFAAASLALVVAQDPWLFIVARAVQGAGGAMLLANSAAIVVLLFRGPGLGGAMGVYLAGFAVAQTAGPSIGGVATALGSWRWIFLLTLAVATVTLALAWGILRSLPTRSSSGSAGSGVDWLGNALIFASVAALLLGLSRAQDAGWVSLELVGPVLLSLVLLRLLLRVERRARHPALDLALLRSRSFTSANYAGGALIVPRLVTAILISLYLQGVLGDGPAEAALKITPLPAGVALGSILGGRLTRYDERLVALCYSVVVLAGVGAVLAWLLIDGPTVLLLLALAVVGLSTGAFATVNSTTILHEAPPERAGSVNAVRTLFQLLGTMLGTSLMLTLVAGGLSATQAEQFLAGRDERLTASTQSLLDQHFVLAFAVMALLVLSAIGASLLLVRSPRPAGKTAA, from the coding sequence GTGTTCGTGTCCAGTGCCCTGATCGGCCTGAACGCCACGATGCTCAACGTCGCCCTGCCCGACGCGGTGGCGGACCTCGGCGCCTCCGCGTTCCAGGGCTCCTGGATGCTGCTGGCGTACATGCTGTTCAGCGGCGCGCTCCTGGTCCTGATGGGCCAGATCTCGGACCGCTACGACCCGCGGCGCGTCTTCCTCTCCGGGTTGCTGACGTTCGCCGCCGCCAGCCTCGCGCTGGTCGTGGCGCAGGACCCGTGGCTGTTCATCGTGGCCCGGGCCGTCCAGGGCGCCGGCGGCGCCATGCTCCTGGCCAACTCCGCCGCCATCGTGGTGCTGCTCTTCCGCGGCCCCGGGCTCGGCGGCGCCATGGGGGTCTACCTCGCCGGGTTCGCCGTGGCGCAGACCGCGGGGCCGAGCATCGGCGGCGTAGCCACGGCCCTTGGGTCCTGGCGCTGGATCTTCCTGCTCACGCTGGCCGTCGCCACGGTCACCCTGGCCCTCGCCTGGGGGATCCTCCGCTCACTGCCCACGCGGTCGTCCTCCGGGAGCGCCGGCTCGGGAGTGGACTGGCTCGGCAACGCCTTGATCTTCGCCTCGGTCGCCGCTCTGCTCCTCGGGCTCTCACGCGCCCAGGACGCGGGCTGGGTCAGCCTCGAGCTGGTCGGCCCCGTGCTCCTCTCCCTGGTGCTGCTCCGCCTCCTGCTGCGGGTGGAGCGGCGGGCGCGGCATCCGGCGCTCGACCTCGCCCTGCTGCGCAGCCGCAGCTTCACCTCCGCCAACTACGCCGGCGGTGCCCTCATCGTGCCCCGGCTGGTCACGGCCATCCTGATCAGCCTCTACCTCCAAGGAGTCCTGGGGGACGGTCCGGCCGAGGCCGCGCTCAAGATCACCCCGCTGCCAGCGGGGGTCGCGCTCGGCAGCATCCTCGGCGGCCGGCTGACCCGGTACGACGAGCGCCTGGTCGCCCTGTGCTACTCGGTCGTGGTCCTCGCGGGGGTGGGCGCCGTGCTGGCGTGGCTGCTGATCGACGGCCCTACCGTGCTGCTGCTCCTCGCGCTGGCCGTGGTGGGCCTGTCGACCGGGGCCTTCGCCACGGTGAACAGCACGACGATCCTGCACGAGGCGCCGCCGGAACGCGCCGGCAGCGTCAACGCGGTCCGCACGCTGTTCCAGCTGCTCGGGACGATGCTCGGCACCTCGCTGATGCTGACGCTGGTCGCCGGGGGCCTGTCGGCCACCCAGGCCGAGCAGTTCCTCGCAGGTCGGGATGAGCGGCTCACCGCGTCGACGCAGTCGCTGCTCGACCAGCACTTCGTGCTCGCGTTCGCCGTCATGGCGCTGCTGGTGCTCAGCGCCATCGGCGCCTCGCTGCTCCTGGTCCGCAGCCCCCGACCTGCGGGGAAGACGGCCGCATGA
- a CDS encoding hydroxylase has protein sequence MTAVQDDTQRSTRAPLEVIREHAETLRDDALTGDQQGLITQRTADILADSGGMKLLLAQDLGGYEAHPNDFFDWVIAVGENQPSAGWITGVVGVHPWQISIMNDQTQQEIYGEGPDPWVASPYAPFGRARRVDGGYLLSGRWPFSTGTDYCDWIILGGMVADDQGEALTPPDVRHFVLPRRDYEVVPDSWKVLGLRGTGSKDIRMADVFVPDHRVYSAVDMYGGKYARENRPGQTLYQMMFGLMFPAAISAGTFGILRGAVRAYAEHIAGRVTVSGVTSRTDPFQLSALARAESDVEASIAHFRSLVAEVYDHVSRGHEVTDEQRLRFRRDQVRATTRSIAALDELFRSSGASSIQEGHPVERFRRDLHVAATHMCNVPEVAYQNHGNWRFTGELPKGAY, from the coding sequence ATGACCGCCGTACAGGACGACACGCAGCGCAGCACCCGTGCCCCTCTCGAGGTGATCCGCGAGCACGCCGAGACGCTCCGCGACGACGCGCTCACCGGTGACCAGCAGGGGCTCATCACGCAGCGGACGGCCGACATCCTGGCCGACTCGGGCGGGATGAAGCTCCTGTTGGCGCAGGACCTCGGCGGCTACGAGGCCCACCCGAACGACTTCTTCGACTGGGTCATCGCCGTGGGCGAGAACCAGCCGTCGGCGGGATGGATCACCGGCGTCGTGGGGGTGCACCCCTGGCAGATCTCGATCATGAACGACCAGACCCAGCAGGAGATCTACGGGGAGGGGCCGGACCCGTGGGTCGCCTCGCCGTACGCCCCCTTCGGGCGGGCGCGCCGGGTCGACGGCGGCTACCTGCTCAGCGGCCGCTGGCCGTTCTCGACCGGCACCGACTACTGCGACTGGATCATCCTCGGCGGCATGGTCGCCGACGACCAGGGTGAGGCGCTCACCCCGCCGGACGTCCGGCACTTCGTGCTGCCGCGCCGCGACTACGAGGTCGTGCCCGACTCGTGGAAGGTGCTGGGTCTGAGGGGCACCGGCTCCAAGGACATCCGCATGGCCGACGTCTTCGTCCCGGACCACCGGGTCTACAGCGCGGTGGACATGTACGGGGGCAAGTACGCCCGGGAGAACCGTCCCGGACAGACGCTCTACCAGATGATGTTCGGCCTGATGTTCCCCGCGGCCATCTCCGCGGGCACGTTCGGCATCCTGCGCGGTGCGGTGCGGGCGTACGCCGAGCACATCGCCGGGCGCGTCACGGTCAGCGGTGTCACCTCTCGAACCGACCCCTTCCAGCTGAGCGCCCTGGCACGTGCGGAGTCCGACGTCGAGGCCAGCATCGCTCACTTCCGCTCGCTGGTCGCGGAGGTCTACGACCACGTCTCGCGCGGCCACGAGGTCACCGACGAGCAGCGGCTGCGGTTCCGGCGCGACCAGGTGCGGGCGACCACCCGCTCGATCGCGGCGCTCGACGAGCTGTTCCGGTCCTCCGGCGCCTCCTCGATCCAGGAGGGGCACCCCGTGGAGCGGTTCCGGCGTGACCTCCACGTCGCCGCGACCCACATGTGCAACGTGCCCGAGGTGGCCTACCAGAACCACGGCAACTGGCGCTTCACCGGCGAGCTCCCCAAGGGCGCCTACTGA
- a CDS encoding ABC transporter permease: MPEADPLVTDDAPRIFDDGSLAAVAEPPEGEKHHRRPARPSWGSEILSRYALIVVWVAMAGYFAVRMPDTFLTHGSFSSIFGSQQVLVFLAMSVMVTLVVGEFDLSVASVMGLSATIVPVMAGVHGWNIWVACLAGLGAAMLAGVVNAFFVVILDVSSFVVTLGMGTLLIGISQWISNQTIVSVNDPSLSKLSIYPIFGMPVSFYYGIALALVVAYILAFTPLGRSMIFVGANREVARLAGIRVQRIRFGAYIFGALLSGLAGVILVATLGGADSSTTMAYLLPALAAVFLGTAVVHPGSFNPIGTMVAIYFLQTGIFGLQLLGAKGWITNVFYGAGLVIAVAVAKLVRDRSTRA; the protein is encoded by the coding sequence ATGCCTGAAGCCGACCCCCTCGTCACCGACGACGCACCCCGCATCTTCGACGACGGGTCCCTTGCGGCCGTCGCCGAGCCCCCCGAGGGCGAGAAGCACCATCGGCGGCCCGCCCGCCCGTCGTGGGGCAGCGAGATCCTCAGCCGCTATGCCCTGATCGTGGTGTGGGTGGCGATGGCGGGCTACTTCGCCGTCCGGATGCCCGACACGTTCCTGACCCACGGGTCGTTCTCCTCCATCTTCGGCTCCCAGCAGGTGCTGGTGTTCCTGGCCATGTCGGTCATGGTGACGCTGGTCGTCGGCGAGTTCGACCTCTCGGTCGCCTCGGTGATGGGCCTCTCCGCCACGATCGTCCCGGTCATGGCCGGGGTGCACGGCTGGAACATCTGGGTGGCCTGCCTCGCCGGCCTCGGTGCGGCCATGCTCGCGGGGGTGGTCAACGCGTTCTTCGTCGTCATCCTCGACGTCTCGTCGTTCGTCGTGACGCTGGGCATGGGCACGCTGCTGATCGGCATCTCGCAGTGGATCTCCAACCAGACCATCGTCTCGGTCAACGACCCCAGCCTGTCCAAGCTCTCGATCTACCCGATCTTCGGCATGCCCGTGTCCTTCTACTACGGGATCGCGCTCGCTTTGGTGGTCGCCTACATCCTCGCGTTCACACCCCTGGGACGGAGCATGATCTTCGTCGGAGCCAACCGCGAGGTGGCTCGGCTCGCCGGCATCCGGGTCCAGCGCATCCGCTTCGGCGCCTACATCTTCGGCGCACTGCTGTCCGGCCTCGCCGGCGTCATCCTCGTCGCCACCCTGGGTGGGGCCGACTCGTCGACCACGATGGCCTACCTGCTGCCGGCACTCGCCGCGGTGTTCCTCGGTACGGCGGTCGTGCATCCCGGGTCGTTCAACCCGATCGGCACGATGGTGGCGATCTACTTCCTGCAGACCGGCATCTTCGGTCTGCAGCTCCTGGGCGCCAAGGGCTGGATCACCAACGTCTTCTACGGCGCCGGCCTGGTCATCGCGGTCGCCGTGGCCAAGCTGGTCCGAGACCGGTCGACGCGCGCATGA
- a CDS encoding sugar ABC transporter ATP-binding protein — translation MTARLEALGVSKTFGSTTVLDEGYLVVEPGEIHALVGQNGSGKSTLVKILTGYHAPDPGASLSVDGQPLALPVQWRSAQTAGVSVVHQDMGLLDHLTVSENIGVGGFAHHGLTRKIDWKRQDEVARRTLERLEIPVDVHALVGSLPGAHRAGVAIARALRDQVAGEGVMILDEATRSLPRDELARFHTLLRRIVASGTSVIMVSHNLEEVLSVSDRVTVLRDGKVAGGGLETRAHSERDLARLMLGKNVDSLAGRRSQVQAGTVAAKVEGLTLDGFAPFDLEIAKGEVVGITGLPGTGFEQVPYAIAGATRPAAGRLTTESGSLNLAKAHVSQTMKAGVALVPERRDREGLAVDLSVRDNLVLPSLRRRGKPWHVGRGWQHSITNDFIDKLGIRARSGEDLVRELSGGNQQKVLFAKWLSLAPNVLVLHEPTQAVDVGARADLLNAIGAAAAAGAGVVLVSTEPSDLAESADRVLVLHPGVPARELVTTNPDDILNAIYSEATTTAGGPHA, via the coding sequence ATGACCGCTCGCCTGGAGGCCCTCGGGGTCAGCAAGACCTTCGGTTCGACCACCGTCCTCGATGAGGGCTACCTGGTGGTGGAGCCGGGTGAGATCCACGCACTCGTGGGTCAGAACGGATCGGGGAAGTCCACCCTGGTGAAGATCCTCACCGGGTACCACGCCCCTGACCCGGGGGCCTCCCTCTCGGTGGACGGGCAGCCGCTCGCGCTGCCCGTCCAGTGGCGATCGGCCCAGACGGCCGGCGTCTCGGTGGTGCACCAGGACATGGGGCTGCTGGACCACCTCACCGTCAGCGAGAACATCGGGGTGGGCGGCTTCGCCCACCACGGGCTGACGCGCAAGATCGACTGGAAGAGGCAGGACGAGGTCGCGCGCCGGACCCTGGAGCGCCTCGAGATCCCGGTCGACGTCCACGCACTGGTGGGCTCGCTGCCCGGCGCCCACCGCGCCGGCGTGGCGATCGCCCGTGCGCTGCGCGACCAGGTGGCGGGGGAGGGCGTGATGATCCTCGACGAGGCGACGCGCTCCCTCCCGCGCGACGAGCTGGCGCGCTTCCACACCCTCCTGCGCCGCATCGTGGCCAGCGGCACATCGGTCATCATGGTCAGCCACAACCTCGAAGAGGTGCTGAGCGTCAGCGACCGGGTCACCGTGCTGCGAGACGGCAAGGTCGCCGGTGGCGGCCTCGAGACCCGGGCGCACTCCGAGCGGGACCTCGCCCGGCTGATGCTGGGCAAGAACGTCGACTCCCTCGCGGGTCGGCGCTCGCAGGTCCAGGCGGGCACCGTGGCGGCGAAGGTCGAGGGCCTCACGCTCGACGGCTTCGCGCCGTTCGACCTCGAGATCGCCAAGGGCGAGGTCGTCGGCATCACCGGCCTGCCGGGCACGGGCTTCGAGCAGGTGCCCTACGCGATCGCCGGGGCGACCCGGCCGGCCGCAGGCAGGCTGACCACGGAGTCCGGGAGCCTGAACCTCGCCAAGGCCCACGTGTCCCAGACGATGAAGGCCGGCGTGGCGCTCGTACCGGAGCGTCGCGACCGCGAGGGCCTCGCCGTGGACCTCAGCGTCCGCGACAACCTGGTCCTGCCCAGCCTGCGACGCAGGGGCAAGCCCTGGCACGTCGGGCGGGGCTGGCAGCACAGCATCACCAACGACTTCATCGACAAGCTCGGCATCCGGGCGCGCTCTGGCGAGGACCTCGTCCGTGAGCTGTCGGGCGGCAACCAGCAGAAGGTGCTGTTCGCCAAGTGGCTGTCCCTGGCACCCAACGTGCTGGTGCTCCACGAGCCGACCCAGGCCGTCGATGTGGGCGCCCGCGCCGACCTCCTCAACGCGATCGGCGCGGCAGCGGCGGCCGGGGCAGGGGTCGTCCTGGTCAGCACCGAGCCCTCCGACCTGGCCGAGAGCGCGGACCGCGTCCTGGTCCTCCACCCGGGTGTCCCGGCCCGGGAGCTGGTCACGACCAACCCGGACGACATCCTCAACGCCATCTACTCCGAAGCCACGACTACCGCTGGAGGGCCTCATGCCTGA
- a CDS encoding sugar ABC transporter substrate-binding protein codes for MSSARPKVGRTRARAILATALAGALLAACGSTDGGSGGGGNGSGATDEELKAAQAQIEEWSAPLTAERYPEIAQLEKQVDLKGKTVHLIPLSDGIPVIHAIVVGVQQALDEIGADYKVCDGGAGGQPNPTSWGNCLKAAGDQGADAVMTLFIDYEAVATQFDALADKGIPTLIAGVEEKGMTPKPGVIDFYDNTGRLQEGYASLSVSALAHVGKDVKPLWLRLLDSTATTGSSDAGVEKFKEICKECSVYTADFTTANSQAQLAATVSAALVQHPDANAVIVPVDNFAPLAIQGIQQAGKTGKVEVITGSGSLDALQRIKDGAQVSTLTGPIQYEGWLFTNGLMQLLAGQKVEKVTAALSRDFNESNVEELELKPELALTDDWFSEGQPYIPSFLAAWGVA; via the coding sequence ATGTCATCAGCACGTCCGAAGGTGGGCCGCACGCGCGCCCGCGCCATCCTGGCCACCGCACTCGCCGGGGCTCTGCTGGCCGCTTGCGGCTCGACCGACGGCGGCAGCGGCGGCGGCGGCAACGGCTCCGGTGCGACCGATGAGGAGCTGAAGGCCGCCCAGGCCCAGATCGAGGAGTGGAGCGCGCCGCTCACGGCAGAGCGCTACCCCGAGATCGCGCAGCTCGAGAAGCAGGTCGACCTCAAGGGCAAGACCGTCCACCTGATCCCGCTCTCCGACGGCATCCCGGTCATCCACGCGATCGTCGTGGGTGTCCAGCAGGCCCTCGACGAGATCGGCGCCGACTACAAGGTCTGCGACGGCGGCGCCGGCGGCCAACCGAACCCGACCAGCTGGGGCAACTGCCTGAAGGCGGCCGGCGACCAGGGCGCCGACGCCGTGATGACCCTGTTCATCGACTACGAGGCCGTCGCCACCCAGTTCGACGCGCTCGCCGACAAGGGCATCCCCACCCTCATCGCCGGTGTCGAGGAGAAGGGCATGACGCCGAAGCCCGGCGTCATCGACTTCTACGACAACACCGGTCGCCTCCAGGAGGGCTACGCCTCCCTGTCGGTCTCCGCCCTCGCCCACGTGGGCAAGGACGTCAAGCCGCTGTGGCTGCGCCTGCTCGACTCGACGGCGACCACGGGCTCGAGTGACGCCGGTGTGGAGAAGTTCAAGGAGATCTGCAAGGAGTGCTCGGTCTACACCGCGGACTTCACCACGGCCAACTCGCAGGCCCAGCTCGCGGCGACCGTGAGCGCGGCGCTGGTACAGCACCCCGACGCGAATGCGGTCATCGTCCCGGTGGACAACTTCGCCCCCCTCGCCATCCAGGGCATCCAGCAGGCCGGCAAGACCGGCAAGGTCGAGGTCATCACCGGGAGCGGCTCGCTCGACGCCCTGCAGCGGATCAAGGACGGCGCGCAGGTCTCCACCCTGACCGGGCCGATCCAGTACGAGGGATGGCTGTTCACCAACGGGCTCATGCAGCTGCTGGCCGGCCAGAAGGTCGAGAAGGTGACCGCCGCCCTGAGCCGCGACTTCAACGAGAGCAACGTCGAGGAGCTCGAGCTCAAGCCCGAGCTCGCGCTGACCGACGACTGGTTCAGCGAGGGGCAGCCCTACATCCCGTCGTTCCTCGCCGCCTGGGGAGTCGCCTGA